The genomic interval ctttaaaaataaactaatctataatatttttattcatacaTAAGGTACAAATAACATCAAATGATCAAGCAATATCTAATACTTAAACAATACAATGTCTGTTAAACTAAGAACTGAAATCGACAGGGTATACTTGAGTCATGTCAGGATGAAAAAGCCCGAAATTCTGCTCAGTCCCTTCAGGCTTCTGATTCTCATTAAACATAGCAAACAAGTATGTCTCAATCGATTTCCCCGGCCTCTTCGGTGTACCGGTCTCTCCGTTAACATGAGCAATGACATTGTTGTTATATATCTTTGCATTCTCTATCGTTGCTCCATTGGCACCACCTCCTGACGGCCACCCAGTCTCCGACACAACTACGTCAAGATTTGGCTGTCCAGTCTTCTCCAGAGCTGAGTACAAAGAATCAACTATAGCATCAAACAAGTTCTTATACCCAAGTGAACCATCCTGCACAACAACACCTTGTGCTGTGAACAATGCATAGTCTAGTTTCACATTCTGTGGATCACCAGAATACGCAAAGTATGGATAAACATTAACAAGAAGAGGAGACTGTTTGCTTGCAAGGTATGATACAATCGGTGACATGATCGATGTAGCATTCTGCGAAAATgcgccttgagatggaggataTGACACTCCAAGCACTTCAGTAGATACTGATGTGGTCACAGGAATACTAAAATTGGCAGCCTGTAAAGCAGAGTCCAAGTTCTGGATTGCTGGATAAACATAGTTTGCTTGTGTGCCTGGAATCACTTCATTGCCTGCAGTTATGTAACTGAAGTTAACAGACTCGGCATAAGGTGCTACATTAGTTGCCACCCAGTTTGTAGCAAATGAAGGAGAGCTTGCAAGCATTTGCAGATCTTCATTCAGTGTGCCAAGAATTACTTGTATTCCTGAACCTTGCAGTGCTTGCAGTGCACTGGAATCGGGATTATAAAGCCGGAGTTTGTCGATGTTGTTCGATTTATATAGTGCCACAACTTGTGCTGGTGTTGGGAGGTTATTACCAAGCATTCCATAGTTCACTCCAATAGCTTTAGTTCCTTCAAATCAAACAAGGAGAAAAGACTCAGCTAAGCTCAGCAGTAATTTGACTTATTTTCAAGATTCAAAGTTTGAATAATTCATAATGTGAATCTTTTGACAAGAATTGACAATTGAAGCCAAATTTTCTTCGTCCACCAATTcacaatataaaaagaaaaagatgctGATGTCATTTTCTGGCATTTTGTGATGATATATTGTCAGATAGCTGCTAATTTGTTAGTATATTATGGTAAAAGGAAAGAGAAAGGTCTCCAACTTTAgcataaagaaatgaaaaacaaatatgaaatggGAGAAAGTGAAGGTTttagaaaaaatgaagaaaataaaatgaatggaTAGGATGATGAGTTGATTATCAGGTTAGATAACTTGAATAACATTGAGACCATTCATTCATGaggaaaaaagaagcaaagttGGTTTTCCATCACTATGTTTAGCATGACTTTGATAGCAATGACACTCCTACTCTGccaaccattttttttattatccaaaagaatgtatatttttataggtttatcttttttatatattttaaaatatttatttttttataattactgaTTTTATTTGGATATACTTTGTTCTAAATATTACGGgctcttaaattttatttttatgtcacAATAAATACATGGCAATTATtcctaattctttttttaaaaaaaattatcactcaAATTTTTACTCATTATCCAGCaccttattattgtttttcttttacaaatataataagaatatataCATTCAGGGATATACACATTGATTgggttaaaaaattaatcatagaaTCCATGTGTCCTCACTTGGTGATGCGAGTTGTAAACTCATACCCATAACTGTAAATTTATTATCACTAATGCATTTAGCCAGTAGGACTTGAATTTATGACTCTTAAATCCCTACACTGTTTTATACAATAAGACTAATGCCACTATGCGATGAATCATTTGGCTTATTGCTTAAGGAAAACTGCAAGCAATAATATGGTGCTGGATATACACCATAAATATAgtcctaaatatatatatatatatatatatatacaaaattttctcaatatacacacacaaataaatattctcaaatttttctcttgaagattatttttattttaaaagaaaaaaattcctatCATAACACTATCCTAAATCTGCAAACACTAAACAAATCTCAAAATCAAGACCATGAATCTCAAAATCAAGACCATGAAtatgaataatagacgacaagcacGCTTTTTATGAATGGAAGCAAGATCTTTAAAGCAGATCGAAACCCTGGGATGTACGATATGATATAcgatatgagaataatataggaATCCGGGGTGAGCAGTATGAGCGATGCAGGGGAGCAGTCTTTgtggggagagatttgaaccctaTGACCTCACTTACagctttgatgtcataccagaTCGAAatctatccaatggttgacagaccatgaatataaatatcatatatttaaaaaaaaatcctacctTTTTCAGAGATGGCATCATGTGGCTTATCACATGTCTCAAGAAAGAAAAACCCCcaataatgttcatatatttaataaagaaatgaaacgAAATAAACTCCTGGACGATCAACAGCCAAGCacttctttataaaaaaaaataataacaataaaattaaaaaatatcaaaaaagaGTCAAACGCTTTCAAAACAAGCTATTCCTCTTTAATCATGAAGTGTTTGGCTCTAATAatcacataataaaattttattttggaacAAATTACTTAATAccataaaaaaaactcatcttGTTATTAATTTGTTCAAACACCACCAAGTGTGTAAGCACAAACACTGTTGAtttaaaaagaagataaatagaaaggagaagaagaagaagaagaagaagaagaagaagaagaatacctGGAAAAGCAATGAAGGTTGAAGAGATGAGTAAGAAAGCAGCAGCTATCCAATTGATCAAAGCCATTGATACCAAATTCTCTTGCACTCCTCTAACCATCTGTATCTTTCCTCTTTGTTTGTGTCTCATGGATGGACTTATATAACCTTGGCAAACAACCAAAACAGGTCTTatcatcttatttaaatttatttaatcctgatttaaattatttgtttatcattattttatgttatctttatttttatacagGTACAACTTGGTGTAACGCAatgagagagtgtgtgtgtgtgcgcatATATACTCATACATTGTGATTTCCAAGCAACAAAACTCAAGTCCTACAAGTTATACATTCAGGAGTCTTTGTTAGTTGAACAATAGATAAGTAGGTGCTCTAACAAATAATTAGGCTAAATTGAAGAACAGTTTGAGTTGATTTGAAGTCTCTTTGTTTGGTAATTGGAAGTTGATATGAAACCATTTATGTTTGTAGGCTCAAACGTTGATAAAATTTTGTAGTGGTTGAGCTGCTTTAAATGGTAGCTGTGAAGACTTTTTCTGAGGGACCTGTGATTCTTTCAACACTTCTTCACTTAATATTGTACCATATGAGAAGGCCGGTGATACCTGGACTTATTTATGTCACAACAATATCAATATTTAAGGGAaagtttattataataattataagacACATCTTCAACAACTCTTCTAATAAATcccaatatatattatatcctaAGAAGGTTTTTGTATTACATATTTATCATATAGTCGGCCTGATTTTTACACAATTCATGCAAACTAACAAGATGACAGTGGGAATCAAATTAAGCAAAACACATCCCATAAAGGACaccttgtttattttttattttgacaatatatgataaatattttatttaaaaattatcttaataAACAGATAAGTACGGAAGTGCATCAATGAAAAAACACCAATTAAAGTGATTTATCCACTCTTACAAAGTAATTAAAATCGTGGCACATATAcaattagaaaatttataaaaattatattaaattaattaatctctGCCACACAATATTGAAAGGAAGGATATAATCGTCTATTTTACAGagtccatttaaaaaaaaaaatagcatcagAGAACAATGATCATTAGTACTGTTCTGATATCatatctctaaaaaaaatacCATCACTGCCTTCATTTGGCTGCTAGTGGTTGTCGACACCGTGTTTATGTATTGTATATCATATCTTGAGAATTTTGTTGGCTAATGTCAAGTTGCATGCGCGATAAAAATCATAAAGTTCCATCAAGGAGTACACATGTGTTCACAATATTAATTATTCAGTCAGTAATTTTATCTGCTGCTACGTAGGACGATGATGATGCCTTTGACAAGAAACAATGGgtgatttttatgaaaaatccaaaagattttaattaatttcacttaaaaaaatccaaatattacaataaatatttatatatttcagttatttgtaaaatttccaaaagattttaatttaaaatagatatattcataaaacccataaatcataaatagatatgttttttaaaatagatgttgataaaccacaattttattgaaataaatagatatgttaataatatatattttaaataattattttaaatatatatatatatatataaattaagttttttactaaatataaaatattttttcaaatagaaaTATAGAAAAGAATTTTAATTCCTTTGCTAAATTAGAAACATTTAAATTTAAGGAATATATTTCCGTATCTATGTTTGTAACTAAAAACAAGTTGTTTAAATGGAATAattctgtttttaaattttaatttctaattcaCCATATTGTTGTGGTGTTGgggtaaaattttaaatctcactcacaaaatttaaaacatagaGCTATTCTTTTTCATAAGTTTTGAATCATCTAAGTATatcaaaaactattttttaaaaaaaattcaatacatgtaaaaaattaaactaaaagtttttttaaaaaaatggataaaccgcaaatgcatttaaaaaaagagaactGATACAAACCGACatagcagaaaaaaaaattaaaagagaaccACCAGCAGTGGATACAAAAGACAGCAGTACAAAAGAAAGACTAGAGGGGTAGGGGAACTCCGCCTAGTGATAGACACGCCTCAAAACAGCTAGCCGGAGAAATCTTCGTGCCCATCGGGATCCAGCTCCATGCGAGGAAGGGATCCAGAGAACTAGATACAATGTCTAACAGCAGCAATAGATTCCTCCAGCTTGTGCATCTCCTTAGATGGGACAGCTGGCATCCAGGAAAGATACATGTCacaaatattcaagaaaatagcAGGCATAGAAATAAATACCGAATTGAAAACACAGTTATTTCTAGCACACCAAATATGCCACAAGACAACCCTCGCAATAAGCGAACAGGGGAGTCTGATAAAAGGACTGAGCTCTCGAAACCAACTGTCCCACATGTCCGAACTGGATAAGGGGGCACGTGGAAAGGAAAAGACGAGAACAAGACGACCCCAAATGCCCCTAGCAAAAGGGCACCTGAAAAACAGGTGATCAAGCGACTCTAAATCAAAACAGCACAAGAGATAAGTAACCGTAGGCAATTTGTTACAACCCCTAGCGAAAAAGGGTATCAAGTGTAACGATCTTCCTATCGCAGACCAACCAGGTAAACGCTGCAATTTTCAGGGGTACGAAACCTTTGAGGATAACAGGGGTGACCTCACATCTCAACATTCTATCAATGAGGAACCTATAAAAAGATTTAACGGAAAAGGAGCCCTCTGCCGTCAGCTTCCAAGTTTTCTTATCAGGATCGCGGATAGGATTCTAGAACTAGTCATGCATAAGACGGGATCAGCCCTCATAACAACAGAAGGAAGGTCCAAAATAACTTCCCTGACAGTCACGAACGGGGAAGTAGACAACTGAAATTCCCTCCTCCAACGGAATTTGGGGGCGCATCCGCTGTACCAATTATCCAACCAAAACAGCGTAGAGTCACCATTCTCCACTAAAGAGCTAAGAAAAGTTTTAAAAGCATCCAGTGAAGGGAAAAGACCACTCCATAAGAACGAACAACGACGGCTGCGAGGGATCCAAAGATTCCATCTCTGGGTGTTGATGGAAATTTGTGAAGGATAGGAGCCGAGCCGCACTAAGACTCATCGTTAACGactttccaccaccatttcccaagAAGGGCACAATTAAATTTCTTAAGGTTGATGATTCCCCAGCCACCCTAATTTTGTGGCAGACATAGCCTGTGCCAATTAACTAGTCGGCATTTAGGACGATCAATATCAGGTCCTCTCCAAAGAAAGTCTCTCCTCAACCAATCGATACATTTACAGACCCACTTAAGCAGTCAAAAATTTCACATCCAGTATATGGGCAACGTGGAGAGAACAGAATTGATGAGAATGAGCCTCCCCCCTAACGACAAGAAGTTAGCTTTGCAGGAAGAGAGCCTAGCCTTAATTCTAAGAATGAGGGCCTTCCAGTCCTATCTTCGAGGCCTCTTGCCGGCTATTGGAATGCCCAAATAAGAGATCAGGAGAACATTAAATGAACAGTTAAGAGTGGTCAGAGAAGTAGGACAAGGTGAGGAACCAAACTTGGTAGAGAATAAGCATGTTTTGTTAAGATTAACCGCCAAGCCAGAAATTCcttcaaaaatgaaaaggatCAACTTAATAATCCTAAGGTCCTCAACCCCGCCGGCAAACAAAAGAATCAGATCATCCGCATATTGGAGATGGCAAACATTGCCATGACTGCCCAGAGATACACCATGAAGGACTTGATTAGCTAGCGCATGGTTGAACATTGTACTAAGCACGTCCACCATAAGGACAAAAGATAAGGGCGAAAGAGGGTCCCCTTGGCGCAAACCACGCTGATATCTAACATAGCCCTCAGGGGCGCCGTTAATAAGAATGGAAGCTTTGGACATAACCAGCAAATTGGTGATCCAAAGTCTCCACCTAGGTCCAAAACCCCAAGCTTCTAGC from Dioscorea cayenensis subsp. rotundata cultivar TDr96_F1 chromosome 7, TDr96_F1_v2_PseudoChromosome.rev07_lg8_w22 25.fasta, whole genome shotgun sequence carries:
- the LOC120264271 gene encoding putative glucan endo-1,3-beta-glucosidase GVI codes for the protein MIRPVLVVCQGYISPSMRHKQRGKIQMVRGVQENLVSMALINWIAAAFLLISSTFIAFPGTKAIGVNYGMLGNNLPTPAQVVALYKSNNIDKLRLYNPDSSALQALQGSGIQVILGTLNEDLQMLASSPSFATNWVATNVAPYAESVNFSYITAGNEVIPGTQANYVYPAIQNLDSALQAANFSIPVTTSVSTEVLGVSYPPSQGAFSQNATSIMSPIVSYLASKQSPLLVNVYPYFAYSGDPQNVKLDYALFTAQGVVVQDGSLGYKNLFDAIVDSLYSALEKTGQPNLDVVVSETGWPSGGGANGATIENAKIYNNNVIAHVNGETGTPKRPGKSIETYLFAMFNENQKPEGTEQNFGLFHPDMTQVYPVDFSS